GGCGCGCGCCGCCGGTCGGGAGGGGCAGGTGGTGGGCGTCGACATCGCCGAGGGCATGCTCGGCGTCTGCCGGCAGAAGATCGCAGGCCACCCGTTGGCCGACCGGTTGCGCTTCCTGCGCGCCGACGCCCAGGGGCTGCCCTTCCCCGACGGCAGCTTCGACGCGGTCATCTCCGGCTTCATGCTGCGCAACGTCGCCTCTCTGGACCGGGCCCTGGCGGAGATGGTCCGCGTCCTCCGGCCGGGTGGTCGCCTGGCGGTGATGGAGCTGACCCACCCGCCCTCGCGCTGGGTGGCCGCGCCCTACCTGGCCTACTTCCGCCACGTGGTCCCCTGGCTGGGCCGCTGGGCGCGGCGCGCGGGCGACCCGCTGCCGCCCTACGCCTGGCTGCCCGAGTCGCTGGGCGAGATCCCGCCGGCCCCGGAGCTGGCGCGTCGGATGGAGCGGGCCGGGTTGGTCCGGGTGGCCTACCGCTACCTGAGCGCCGGCGTCGTCGCCG
The sequence above is a segment of the Bacillota bacterium genome. Coding sequences within it:
- a CDS encoding class I SAM-dependent methyltransferase, producing the protein ARAAGREGQVVGVDIAEGMLGVCRQKIAGHPLADRLRFLRADAQGLPFPDGSFDAVISGFMLRNVASLDRALAEMVRVLRPGGRLAVMELTHPPSRWVAAPYLAYFRHVVPWLGRWARRAGDPLPPYAWLPESLGEIPPAPELARRMERAGLVRVAYRYLSAGVVAVHTGVKPGRPGEGVRPPA